The genomic window CAAAACAAAAAATCAACCATATGAATATAGATGAATTAAAAAATACATGGAGTGAAGACAGGGATGATGAAACTCCTGAAATAAGCACCGAACAAAAAAATAAAATAAATTTCCCGCTTGAAAAGATGCGCAAAAATATGCGAATGGAATTTTGGTCAACGGTGGGAATTTTCATTTTTGCATTTGCTCTGATTGCTTTGTGTGAAGCGCCATTTAAGTTTAAATTTTACATTACAATCCTAATCGCATCAATGGTTTTTGTAACTTTTTTCTTTTTTAGCCAGTTTTTTAAGCTTTACAAGGAAATGACCAATCCTGTGATGAAAACCTACGACGGTTTAAAGGATTTGCTGCATCAGCTTTATCTGAATAAACAATATTATTTTTCGTTTTATGTTGCTTTTGCGCCGTTTTTGGTGTGTGAATTAATTATTGTCCTGGAATTTATTCCGTATCCGAAACCTCCTTCAAATTTGAAGATTGCAAGTATTATTATCGGAGCATTAGTAGTGACTATGATTTCCTTATTTTTTCTGGGAAAGTTTTGGTTTCAAAAGTTTTACGGAAAATATATCCAGCAAATAGAAGGTCTTTTAATAGAATTGAAGAAATAGGTTTCGGCGGGCTGAAAGCCCGCCGAAACCTCCAAATATTATTTATGTAAATTTTTCTCTCTCTCAATTTCGCTCAATACCCAATCCATCTGCGGATCATTTTTATCAATAACATCCTGCAGCGTTTCGGTAACCGTGACATTAGGAACAACACCTTTTTTAGTATTGGAGAAAGTAATATTGGGTTGTACCAGAAGCAATCCGATGGGTAAATCGATTTTGGAATTAGGCAATTTTTGGAAAGAATAAAATCCGGCTACCGTTCCGTCATTGGCGCCTCCAGTTTCTTCACCTACAAGTACAACTCTTTTATCATTTTTAAGTTTGGAAGTAATAATTGATGAGGCAGAAAAACTTCCTCCATTAATTAAAACGAAAATTTTTCCGTTAAAAGTGTCTTTATTAGGTTTTGCAACTTTATCAGCTTTCATTTTATAATACACTTTTCCGTCCTTCTTATACGTACTGAAAGTTTGTGCAAAAAAGAAAGTAGGATAAGTAAGTCCTTTATAAGCATATTGTAAAATATTACTCTTTCGGAAATAGCTGGTTTTCAGGGGAGAAATTTTCGAAGTGACCTGCGAAGGCTTTATCAAAACATAAGGACTGGAAGTAAGATAAGAATACAAATTATTAATCTCATCCAGAGATCCACCGTAATTATTTCTTACATCTATAATAAGGTATGAAGATTTAGCATTTTTAATCTTTTCAAAAGTTTCTTTATAAAATTTTTCAGAATAATCTCTTGAAAAACTTTTTACTTTTATATAAGCAATCGAACTGTCTTTACCCAGGAATTTAAAATTCCGGTTATACGAATTGTTAAAAGCTACGTAATCATTAACTTTTTTCTCGGCCGTTCGCTTTTTCTGTTCCTTATCATTTTTAAGGTCATTTTCAGATTTTGATTCTCTTTTTAAATAATAAACTTTTCGTTCTCCGTTGTAGAGTGTTTCAATTTTTGCATGATCCGTAAAACCGTTTTCTGCCACATAAAAATAGAAGAACCAATCCTTCAGGAAATAAGGCTGAAAAGTTGTATTAAAGCCGTCGCTGCTTACAAGCTGTCTGTATTTTTTCAGATATTCGGAAACAGGAATATCGTTGATCGTCAGAATTTCTGTTCCGGGTTTAATATTTTCAATAGAATCTTTGTTTTCAACAATAAAAAGATGATCGTCTTTCACATAATATTCGAATCGGCTGAACATTCCTTTTTTATGTTCCAATCCTTTAATTTCCTTTTTGGTAAACTTTTTCCGTGGAATTCTTAATGAAAGATGCCCTTCACGAATATCTGCAATTACGGGCTGCAATTTAAAATAAAACTGAAGCGGAGTAAGAGGTTCGGTAATGGTCTTTTTGAGACTGTCAAATTTATGATCCAGATCCTTTTGAGAAATGTACCAATAGAGCTGCGGATGCATTTCTTTCAGTTTGGAATACGCAAAATCTACATCCTCTTTCAGCTTTTCGGGCGGAATACAGGATGCTTTCTGCTCATTATGTCTTCTGATTGATCCACAGGAAGTTATAATAAGAAGCAAAAACAATATGAAATAATTCTTTTGCACGTTTGGTTTTTCGACTGCTAAATTAAAAAGTTTAATAATTAAAATTGATATAATTTTAGTTAAAAAATAAAGGTTTATCATTTTCAAATCGTCATGATAATATAAAGTCATACATTTAACCCCTATTTTTATACATAAAAATGATCTATATACTTATTGCGGCAGCTGTTTTCATTGTTTTATTATATTTAATAATTACCAATCGTAGTGTTTTCGGTGCGGAAGCAAAAGGGAAAAGATTGGAAAGAATGCACCAGTCCAGACATTATAAAGACAATCAGTTTCAGAATCTCAGCTATACGCCTTCGTTAGCAGAAGGATACACTTTTCCGAAAGTGCTCTACGATTTCTTTTTTAAGAAGAAAAATCCGCTTTTAAAACCGTTAAATAATATTCCTTCCATTCATACGGATCTGAAAAATATTCCTAAAAATCAGGATGTTTTTGTCTGGCTGGGACATTCTTCGTATTACATTCAGACAGATGGAGTTTCTTTTTTAATTGATCCCGTTCTTAGTTTATATGGTTCTCCGTTTAAATTTTTCAATAAAGCTTTCACCGGAGCGGATATTTTTAAGCCTGAAGATATTCCGGTGCTTGATTATTTAGTGATTACCCACGACCATTATGATCATTTGGATTATCCCACGATCAAAGCCATTAAAAATAGGGTCAATACAGTGATCCTGCCTTTGGGAGTCGGTGCTCATTTGGAAAGATGGGGCTACAGACCTGATCAGCTGATTGAAGAAGAATGGGGAGATAATGCCGTTTTAAAAAGTGAAATTAAAATTACGTTTACCCCGGCAAGACATTTTTCCGGAAGAAAAGTGAAAAGAAACGTTACACTCTGGACTTCCTACGTTTTGGAAACGCCTACCAAGAAAATATTTTTAGGAGGAGACAGTGGCTACGATACACATTTTAAAATGATTGGAGACAAATACGGACCGTTTGATTATGCCATCATCGAAAACGGGCAGTACAACCAAGCCTGGAAATATATTCATGCATTGCCGGAAGATGTGATTCAGGCGAGTATTGATGTGAATGCGAAAAATATTATTCCTGTTCACTCCTCAAAGTTTGCTTTGGCTCTTCATGCCTGGAATGAGCCTTTGGAAAAGGTAACAAGTCTTGGGAAAGAAAAAAATCTTACTATTTTAACACCTATGATCGGCGAGCCGCTTGATTTAAATAAAACGGATCATCAATTTAAAGCCTGGTGGAAAGAGTAGCCTAAGCGTGCCAGATGTCTTTATATCTTGAAGGGTGATTTTCAAATTGTTGTCTCACAAAATCACATTCAGGATCTACCAGCAGGTCTTTTTCTTCGGCATAACGCACCAATTCATCCAAAAGCATTTTGGCATATCCATGACCTTCACGCTCTTTGTCGAGCTTGGTGTAGTAGACAATCAGGAGTCTGCCGTCAATCTCTATGGACATATAGCCGACTCTTTTTCCATCAAT from Chryseobacterium wanjuense includes these protein-coding regions:
- a CDS encoding GNAT family N-acetyltransferase yields the protein MENIKFEVSPYQDELQMLIDGKRVGYMSIEIDGRLLIVYYTKLDKEREGHGYAKMLLDELVRYAEEKDLLVDPECDFVRQQFENHPSRYKDIWHA
- a CDS encoding S41 family peptidase, which encodes MLLIITSCGSIRRHNEQKASCIPPEKLKEDVDFAYSKLKEMHPQLYWYISQKDLDHKFDSLKKTITEPLTPLQFYFKLQPVIADIREGHLSLRIPRKKFTKKEIKGLEHKKGMFSRFEYYVKDDHLFIVENKDSIENIKPGTEILTINDIPVSEYLKKYRQLVSSDGFNTTFQPYFLKDWFFYFYVAENGFTDHAKIETLYNGERKVYYLKRESKSENDLKNDKEQKKRTAEKKVNDYVAFNNSYNRNFKFLGKDSSIAYIKVKSFSRDYSEKFYKETFEKIKNAKSSYLIIDVRNNYGGSLDEINNLYSYLTSSPYVLIKPSQVTSKISPLKTSYFRKSNILQYAYKGLTYPTFFFAQTFSTYKKDGKVYYKMKADKVAKPNKDTFNGKIFVLINGGSFSASSIITSKLKNDKRVVLVGEETGGANDGTVAGFYSFQKLPNSKIDLPIGLLLVQPNITFSNTKKGVVPNVTVTETLQDVIDKNDPQMDWVLSEIEREKNLHK
- a CDS encoding MBL fold metallo-hydrolase; translated protein: MIYILIAAAVFIVLLYLIITNRSVFGAEAKGKRLERMHQSRHYKDNQFQNLSYTPSLAEGYTFPKVLYDFFFKKKNPLLKPLNNIPSIHTDLKNIPKNQDVFVWLGHSSYYIQTDGVSFLIDPVLSLYGSPFKFFNKAFTGADIFKPEDIPVLDYLVITHDHYDHLDYPTIKAIKNRVNTVILPLGVGAHLERWGYRPDQLIEEEWGDNAVLKSEIKITFTPARHFSGRKVKRNVTLWTSYVLETPTKKIFLGGDSGYDTHFKMIGDKYGPFDYAIIENGQYNQAWKYIHALPEDVIQASIDVNAKNIIPVHSSKFALALHAWNEPLEKVTSLGKEKNLTILTPMIGEPLDLNKTDHQFKAWWKE